A genome region from Populus alba chromosome 5, ASM523922v2, whole genome shotgun sequence includes the following:
- the LOC118029859 gene encoding protein ALTERED PHOSPHATE STARVATION RESPONSE 1: MGCCYSRIEREEMVSRCKARKRYMKQYVKARQSLSVSHAMYIRSLRSTGSALLQFSNNESDHHLRLPPIHPSPPPLPPTPPPPPPPPMSPSSDTWTTTTTTTAASPLPPPPPPPVAGSSWDFWDPFVPPPPISVEEEEWEEVTTTITTSEMVAVAPPSVASRFPKENASGSGSELAMVVSRNSKDLVEIIKEVDEYFLKAADAGGQLSRVLEVSSPNLSARQGKGGRVYNYGCNLTSPSSWTWGSSPKLDGFGKMSEEMVVSHVGSGGVAHVSHCSTVERLYAWEKKLFIEVKNAESLKIEHEKKVALLRKLEARRADYVKTEKMKKEVEKLESQLMVATQGIETTSAEIIKLRETELYPQLLELVKGLMCMWRGMYESHQVQTHIVQQLKYLNAIPSTEPTSEIHRQSTLQFEFEVQQWHHSFCNVVKAQRDYIQSLTGWLRLSLFQFSKNPISRTSQESRIYSLCEEWNHAVDRIPDKVASEGIKSFLTVIHAIVVQQAEEHKQKKKSESAFKEFEKKVAELRSLESKYGPYSMPETPSTIRIKDPVTEKRAKVEILRARAEEEKSKHEKLISVTRSVTSNNLQMGFPHAFQAMVGFSSVCMNVFESVYNQAKNADQEHDVKREQN, from the exons ATGGGCTGTTGTTACTcaagaatagagagagaggaaaTGGTGTCAAGATGCAAAGCAAGAAAGAGATACATGAAACAATATGTTAAAGCAAGACAATCGCTTTCTGTTTCACATGCAATGTACATCCGTTCACTTCGTAGTACTGGATCAGCCCTCCTTCAGTTTTCCAACAATGAATCAGACCACCACCTCCGCCTGCCACCCATCCACCCCTCTCCACCACCACTTCCCCCCACccctccaccacctccaccacctccaATGAGTCCAAGTTCAGACACCTGGacgaccaccaccaccacaaccgCCGCCTCTCCTCTTCCTCCGCCTCCTCCTCCGCCAGTGGCTGGGTCGAGTTGGGATTTCTGGGACCCATTTGTCCCTCCTCCGCCGATATcagtggaggaggaggagtggGAGGAGGTGACCACCACCATCACGACATCGGAAATGGTGGCGGTTGCGCCACCTTCGGTAGCTAGTCGGTTTCCTAAAGAGAACGCTAGTGGAAGTGGAAGTGAGCTTGCTATGGTGGTTTCAAGAAATAGTAAAGATTTAGTGGAGATCATTAAAGAAGTTGATGAATATTTTCTTAAAGCTGCTGATGCTGGCGGTCAACTTTCTCGTGTTTTAGAAGTCTCGAGCCCTAACTTGTCAGCAAGACAAGGCAAAGGAG GTAGAGTTTATAATTATGGATGCAATTTGACTAGTCCATCATCGTGGACATGGGGTTCAAGCCCAAAACTTGATGGGTTTGGAAAGATGAGTGAAGAAATGGTGGTTAGTCATGTAGGAAGTGGGGGTGTCGCTCATGTTAGCCATTGTTCCACTGTGGAGAGACTATATGCTTGGGAGAAGAAACTATTTATAGAGGTCAAG AATGCTGAGAGTTTGAAAATTGAGCATGAGAAGAAGGTGGCATTGCTTAGGAAGCTAGAGGCGAGGAGGGCTGACTATGTAAAGAcggagaagatgaagaaagaagTAGAGAAATTGGAGTCCCAATTGATGGTTGCTACTCAGGGTATTGAGACTACCTCTGCTGAAATCATCAAATTAAGGGAGACAGAGCTTTACCCTCAACTCCTTGAGCTTGTGAAAGG TTTAATGTGCATGTGGAGAGGCATGTACGAGTCACACCAGGTCCAGACACACATTGTTCAGCAGCTCAAATATCTCAACGCTATCCCATCTACTGAACCGACGTCAGAGATTCATAGACAGTCGACTCTCCAGTTTGAGTTTGAGGTCCAGCAATGGCACCATTCATTCTGCAATGTAGTCAAGGCTCAGCGGGACTACATCCAGTCCCTCACAGGCTGGCTCCGGCTTAGCCTTTTCCAGTTTAGCAAAAACCCAATTTCCAGAACCAGTCAGGAATCAAGAATTTACTCCCTCTGCGAAGAATGGAACCATGCAGTTGATAGAATTCCTGACAAAGTGGCATCTGAAGGAATCAAGAGCTTCTTAACAGTAATTCATGCTATTGTAGTTCAACAAGCAGAAGAACACAAGCAAAAGAAGAAGTCAGAATCTGCCTTCAAGGAGTTTGAGAAGAAGGTTGCTGAGCTTAGATCTTTGGAGAGCAAGTATGGTCCGTATTCAATGCCTGAAACTCCGAGCACAATACGCATCAAGGACCCAGTTACGGAGAAACGAGCAAAGGTTGAGATCTTGCGGGCAAGGGCAGAGGAAGAAAAGAGTAAGCATGAGAAGTTGATTAGCGTAACAAGGTCAGTGACATCGAATAATCTCCAGATGGGATTCCCACATGCTTTTCAGGCAATGGTGGGTTTTTCGAGTGTGTGTATGAATGTTTTTGAATCGGTATACAATCAAGCCAAGAATGCTGACCAGGAACATGATGTGAAGAGAGAACAGAACTAG
- the LOC118029858 gene encoding protein NUCLEAR FUSION DEFECTIVE 4-like isoform X1 codes for MCPLLSPASSSGKWLGFVTAIWVQAVCGNNYTFSNYSDALKSIMALTQLELNTLSVAKDVGKAFGLLSGIASDRWSTSVILLIGSFEGLIGYGVQWLVVSQRIHPLPYWQMCIFLCLGGNSTTWMNTAVLVTCIRNFPNNRGPVSGILKGYVGLSTAIFTDICTALFNSNPSAFLLILAIVPAIICLAAIPFLRETTSAAGPIEEKEETRFFNIFNAIAIIAAAYLLAFDITGNHGHVVSLVFVAGLLFLLATPLFVPLYSVLLKLKSNWDIEQQIKEPLLAGPEDSPAKPQEPEPATIVSVEVDNAGIKQQPMIGEDHTIIEMIRTYDFWILFLSFLCGVGTGMCVMNNLGQMGLALGYVDVSIFVSLTSIWGFFGRIISGLVSEQLLWKFGTPRPLWNAASQVLMTLGYVIMALALPGSLYIGSILVGICYGVRLTITVAVASELFGLKYYGVLYNILILNLPLGSFLFSGLLAGYLYDAQAASSPAGGGNTCVGPHCYFLVFLIMALACVIGFGLDVLLAIRTKKIISHPVLSSEFLENPSRI; via the exons ATGTGTCCATTGTTATCTCCTGCATCTTCTTCTGGAAAATGGTTAGGGTTTGTTACTGCAATATGGGTGCAGGCAGTCTGCGGTAACAACTACACCTTCTCCAACTACTCTGATGCTTTAAAATCAATCATGGCTCTTACTCAGCTGGAGCTCAATACTCTATCTGTTGCTAAAGACGTTGGAAAGGCCTTTGGTCTGTTGTCTGGCATTGCTTCAGATCGTTGGTCAACTTCTGTAATACTCCTTATTGGATCATTTGAAGGGCTCATAGGATATGGAGTTCAATGGCTTGTTGTTAGCCAGCGTATCCATCCTCTTCCTTACTGGCAG ATGTGTATATTTTTGTGCTTGGGAGGCAACAGCACAACATGGATGAACACGGCAGTTCTGGTAACTTGCATACGGAACTTTCCAAACAATCGCGGCCCAGTCTCTGGAATCCTGAAGGGTTATGTAGGACTCAGTACAGCAATATTTACTGATATTTGCACAGCTCTTTTCAACTCCAATCCTTCTGCATTTCTCTTAATTCTTGCTATTGTTCCTGCTATCATTTGCCTTGCTGCTATTCCTTTCCTCCGCGAAACCACATCTGCTGCTGGTCCTAtagaggaaaaggaagaaaccAGATTTTTCAACATCTTTAATGCCATTGCCATTATAGCAGCTGCCTATCTCTTGGCATTTGACATCACTGGAAATCATGGTCATGTTGTCTCCCTTGTGTTTGTTGCGGGACTATTATTCCTTCTAGCAACTCCATTATTTGTTCCTTTATATTCGGTTCTGTTGAAGCTCAAGTCCAATTGGGACATTGAGCAGCAGATTAAGGAACCATTACTTGCTGGCCCAGAAGATTCACCAGCAAAGCCACAGGAGCCAGAGCCAGCAACAATAGTCAGTGTTGAAGTGGACAATGCTGGAATCAAGCAACAACCAATGATTGGGGAGGATCACACAATCATCGAAATGATACGGACATATGATTTCTGGATTTTGTTCCTATCATTCCTCTGTGGTGTGGGTACTGGAATGTGTGTAATGAACAACTTGGGGCAGATGGGCCTGGCTCTTGGATACGTTGATGTatccatttttgtttctctcACCAGCATCTGGGGATTTTTCGGACGTATTATTTCCGGTCTGGTATCAGAACAGCTCCTCTG GAAATTCGGGACACCAAGACCTCTATGGAATGCAGCTTCTCAAGTCCTAATGACACTAGGATATGTCATCATGGCATTGGCCTTGCCCGGATCACTATATATTGGCTCAATCTTGGTTGGAATATGCTATGGAGTTCGTCTGACAATAACTGTCGCAGTAGCCTCAGAACTATTTGGTCTCAAATATTATGGCGTGCTATACAACATTCTCATTCTTAATCTTCCACTGGGTTCCTTCCTCTTCTCTGGCCTGCTTGCTGGTTATCTTTACGATGCTCAAGCCGCTAGCAGCCCTGCTGGTGGTGGCAATACCTGTGTTGGTCCCCATTGCTATTTCCTTGTCTTCCTGATAATGGCTCTTGCCTGTGTTATTGGGTTTGGGCTAGATGTGCTCCTAGCAATTAGAACAAAGAAG ATAATCAGTCACCCAGTGCTGTCAAGCGAATTTCTAGAAAACCCATCTAGGATTTAA
- the LOC118029858 gene encoding protein NUCLEAR FUSION DEFECTIVE 4-like isoform X2: protein MCPLLSPASSSGKWLGFVTAIWVQAVCGNNYTFSNYSDALKSIMALTQLELNTLSVAKDVGKAFGLLSGIASDRWSTSVILLIGSFEGLIGYGVQWLVVSQRIHPLPYWQMCIFLCLGGNSTTWMNTAVLVTCIRNFPNNRGPVSGILKGYVGLSTAIFTDICTALFNSNPSAFLLILAIVPAIICLAAIPFLRETTSAAGPIEEKEETRFFNIFNAIAIIAAAYLLAFDITGNHGHVVSLVFVAGLLFLLATPLFVPLYSVLLKLKSNWDIEQQIKEPLLAGPEDSPAKPQEPEPATIVSVEVDNAGIKQQPMIGEDHTIIEMIRTYDFWILFLSFLCGVGTGMCVMNNLGQMGLALGYVDVSIFVSLTSIWGFFGRIISGLVSEQLLWKFGTPRPLWNAASQVLMTLGYVIMALALPGSLYIGSILVGICYGVRLTITVAVASELFGLKYYGVLYNILILNLPLGSFLFSGLLAGYLYDAQAASSPAGGGNTCVGPHCYFLVFLIMALACVIGFGLDVLLAIRTKKVYSKIYTDRKFSPASTVA from the exons ATGTGTCCATTGTTATCTCCTGCATCTTCTTCTGGAAAATGGTTAGGGTTTGTTACTGCAATATGGGTGCAGGCAGTCTGCGGTAACAACTACACCTTCTCCAACTACTCTGATGCTTTAAAATCAATCATGGCTCTTACTCAGCTGGAGCTCAATACTCTATCTGTTGCTAAAGACGTTGGAAAGGCCTTTGGTCTGTTGTCTGGCATTGCTTCAGATCGTTGGTCAACTTCTGTAATACTCCTTATTGGATCATTTGAAGGGCTCATAGGATATGGAGTTCAATGGCTTGTTGTTAGCCAGCGTATCCATCCTCTTCCTTACTGGCAG ATGTGTATATTTTTGTGCTTGGGAGGCAACAGCACAACATGGATGAACACGGCAGTTCTGGTAACTTGCATACGGAACTTTCCAAACAATCGCGGCCCAGTCTCTGGAATCCTGAAGGGTTATGTAGGACTCAGTACAGCAATATTTACTGATATTTGCACAGCTCTTTTCAACTCCAATCCTTCTGCATTTCTCTTAATTCTTGCTATTGTTCCTGCTATCATTTGCCTTGCTGCTATTCCTTTCCTCCGCGAAACCACATCTGCTGCTGGTCCTAtagaggaaaaggaagaaaccAGATTTTTCAACATCTTTAATGCCATTGCCATTATAGCAGCTGCCTATCTCTTGGCATTTGACATCACTGGAAATCATGGTCATGTTGTCTCCCTTGTGTTTGTTGCGGGACTATTATTCCTTCTAGCAACTCCATTATTTGTTCCTTTATATTCGGTTCTGTTGAAGCTCAAGTCCAATTGGGACATTGAGCAGCAGATTAAGGAACCATTACTTGCTGGCCCAGAAGATTCACCAGCAAAGCCACAGGAGCCAGAGCCAGCAACAATAGTCAGTGTTGAAGTGGACAATGCTGGAATCAAGCAACAACCAATGATTGGGGAGGATCACACAATCATCGAAATGATACGGACATATGATTTCTGGATTTTGTTCCTATCATTCCTCTGTGGTGTGGGTACTGGAATGTGTGTAATGAACAACTTGGGGCAGATGGGCCTGGCTCTTGGATACGTTGATGTatccatttttgtttctctcACCAGCATCTGGGGATTTTTCGGACGTATTATTTCCGGTCTGGTATCAGAACAGCTCCTCTG GAAATTCGGGACACCAAGACCTCTATGGAATGCAGCTTCTCAAGTCCTAATGACACTAGGATATGTCATCATGGCATTGGCCTTGCCCGGATCACTATATATTGGCTCAATCTTGGTTGGAATATGCTATGGAGTTCGTCTGACAATAACTGTCGCAGTAGCCTCAGAACTATTTGGTCTCAAATATTATGGCGTGCTATACAACATTCTCATTCTTAATCTTCCACTGGGTTCCTTCCTCTTCTCTGGCCTGCTTGCTGGTTATCTTTACGATGCTCAAGCCGCTAGCAGCCCTGCTGGTGGTGGCAATACCTGTGTTGGTCCCCATTGCTATTTCCTTGTCTTCCTGATAATGGCTCTTGCCTGTGTTATTGGGTTTGGGCTAGATGTGCTCCTAGCAATTAGAACAAAGAAGGTATACTCCAAGATTTACACAGACAGGAAATTTAGTCCAGCTTCAACAGTTGCTTAG
- the LOC118029856 gene encoding thaumatin-like protein 1: MDLLSFSQNHPHYCAAFLSLLFIFEGVSGAKFTFVNKCDFSVWPGILGSPELDSTGFELRKGSSRSFQAPTGWSGRFWGRSGCNFDSSGHGSCATADCGSGQVECNGAGATPPATLAEFTLGSGSQDFYDVSLVDGYNLPMIVEVSGGSGQCASTGCVTDLNRRCPTELRTEGGSACRSACEAFGKPEYCCSGEYNSPASCKPSMYSQVFKSACPKSYSYAYDDATSTFTCTGADYTITFCPTFHSLKSSSDAPPQAIGGTAIDGPGTELGGTVTGSSAQEAELQSSWLASLAVGESSGTQTHHSLVLQFALVLLATSLILSSSHL, from the exons ATGGATTTGCTCTCATTCTCACAAAATCACCCCCATTATTGTGCTGCTTTCCTGAGCCTGCTCTTCATTTTTGAAG GTGTTTCAGGCGCTAAATTCACATTTGTTAACAAATGTGATTTCTCAGTCTGGCCAGGAATCCTAGGCAGTCCAGAACTAGACAGCACTGGCTTTGAGCTTAGGAAAGGTAGTTCTCGCTCCTTCCAAGCCCCAACAGGCTGGTCTGGTCGCTTCTGGGGCCGATCAGGCTGCAATTTCGACTCCTCAGGCCATGGTTCCTGTGCTACTGCAGACTGTGGCTCCGGGCAAGTGGAGTGCAATGGTGCAGGAGCCACACCGCCCGCCACTCTAGCTGAATTCACTCTAGGCTCAGGCTCCCAGGATTTCTATGATGTTAGTCTTGTTGATGGATACAATTTGCCAATGATTGTAGAAGTGAGTGGAGGTTCAGGGCAGTGCGCGTCGACAGGGTGTGTCACGGACCTTAATAGGAGGTGCCCGACGGAGCTGAGAACTGAGGGCGGCAGTGCTTGTAGGAGCGCCTGTGAGGCATTTGGGAAGCCTGAGTACTGCTGCAGCGGCGAGTACAACTCACCGGCATCTTGCAAGCCTTCCATGTATTCTCAAGTGTTCAAGAGTGCCTGTCCGAAGTCGTATAGCTACGCATACGATGATGCGACTAGCACTTTTACATGTACAGGCGCAGATTACACCATCACATTCTGCCCCACTTTCCATAG TCTGAAGTCTTCAAGTGACGCGCCTCCACAAGCAATCGGGGGGACAGCCATTGATGGGCCAGGGACAGAGCTGGGAGGGACGGTCACCGGATCCTCAGCACAGGAAGCTGAATTACAAAGTTCATGGCTGGCAAGTTTGGCCGTTGGAGAGTCATCAGGAACCCAAACCCACCATTCTTTAGTTCTCCAATTTGCATTAGTACTTTTGGCCACATCTCTCATTCTTTCCAGCTCTCACTTGTAG